From the Niveibacterium microcysteis genome, the window CGGGCGTTTGTCACCGGTCAGCGCAATGCGGTGCCAGTCGCCGGGCAAGGCGCCATCATCAGCGATGCTCGCATGCACGCTGTCGAGGCCCAGCAACAGGCTTGCAATGCTGATGATCAGCTTCTTGCGCACGTGGTGTGCATCCTGGCAAAACCGGCATCGTAAAAGAAAGAAGGGGTCGCCGTAATGGCGACCCCGAAACCACAGGTGCTACTGGGTGATTCCGATGCTTCAGACGTCGAAGCGGATCCCTTGTGCCAAGGGCAGCGCATCGCCGTAGTTGATCGTGTTCGTGGTGCGGCGCATGTAGGCCTTCCACGAATCGGATCCGGACTCGCGGCCGCCGCCGGTCTCCTTCTCGCCGCCGAAGGCGCCGCCGATCTCGGCGCCTGAGGTGCCGATGTTCACGTTGGCAATGCCGCAATCCGAGCCGGCCGCCGCCATGAAGCGTTCTGCCTCCTGCATGCGTTCGGTAAAGATTGCGGACGACAGACCTTGCGGCACGCCGTTGTTCAGCGCGATCGCTTCGTCCAGTTCGCGGTAGGGCATCACGTAAAGGATCGGGGCGAAGGTCTCATGGCAGACAACCTTGAGGTTGCCAGGCACTTCGACGATGGCCGGTTGCACGTAGAAGCCGCCGGCCGGCAGGTTGTCGGTGATGCGCTTTCCGCCGCAAACGATCCGGCCGCCCTGGGTTTTCGCGTCGTCCAGCGCGAGTTGCATCGCTTCGAAAGCGGCGGCGTCGATCAGCGGCCCGACCAGCGTGCCTGGCACGCGCGGATCGCCCACCGGCAGGCTCTCGTAGGCTTTGATCAGCTTGGGCATCAGCGCGGGCAGCACCGATTCGTGCACGATCAGGCGGCGCAGCGTAGTGCAACGCTGGCCAGCGGTACCCGCGGCGGCGAAAACGATGGCGCGGAGCGCAAGATCCAGCCGCGCCGAGGGTGTGACGATCATCGCGTTGTTGCCGCCCAGTTCCAGCAGGCTGCGGCCAAGGCGTGCGCCCACCGTGGCCGCGACACGCTTGCCCATGCGTACCGAGCCGGTCGCCGAGACAAGCGGTACCCGTGTGTCCGCGGCGATCGCCTCGCCCACGTCAGCGAGGCCCACGACGAGTTGCGACAAACCCGCTGGCGCTTCATCCATCGACGCAATCGCCTGCCCCACCAGTGTCTGCACGGCGAGCGCGCAGAGCGGCGTTTTCTCGGAAGGCTTCCAGATCACCGAGTCGCCGCAGACGAAGGCGAGCATTGCGTTCCACGCCCACACCGCCACCGGGAAGTTGAACGCCGTGATGACGCCGACCGGGCCGAGCGGCAGCCACTGCTCCATCATCCGGTGGTCCGGCCGCTCGCTGGCGATGGTGAGGCCGTGCAATTGGCGCGACAGCCCGACGGCGAACTCGCAGATGTCGATCCACTCCTGCACCTCGCCTTCGGCTTCGGCCGGGATCTTGCCGGCCTCCAGCGTGATGATGCGGGCGAGTTCGCGTTTGTGCTGGCGCACCGCCTCACCGATTCGGCGTACCAGCTCACCGCGGCGCGGCGCGGGCGCTGTGCGCCAGGCCATGAAGGCCGCCTGCGCGCGCTCGACCGCCTCGGCGGCGAGCGCGGGGTCGGCCAGCAACTGGCTGCCCAGCGGGGCGCCATCGAGCGGGCTTTTTAGCGCGCGGGTGGGCGCCCCTTCCGGGAAGCGTGCTTCGCCGTCGATGATGGCGGCGGGGTAGGTGGAGCCGCGCACCGGCGGCTGAACGCCGGCGAGCACCGGCAGGGTGTTGTCAGTCATGCAGCGTAGTCCTCAAAGCGTCACGCGTTCGGCGTGATGCGATTCGGTGGAGTAGTAGCGGCCGAAACGGTTGGCCAGGAAGTGTTCGAGGTCAACCTGCTCCTGCCGCACGAAGCCCTTGTTTGGCAAGCGGCCCTCACGGTGCAGATCGACCGCGGCGCAGGCGCCGGCCGCGGTGGTGAGTTGGATCGAGCTCCACGCTTCGCCGAACAGATTTTGATGGTAGATCTTCCGGGCGTCGGTTTCCTGCCAGTAGTGGCCATCCTTCCAGCCGGACACGGCGCAGTACACCAGCACCACATCCTGCTTGGTGATCGGCAGGGCGGACTCCATGATCTCGCGCAGCTCGTGGCGGCGCTCAAGGCTGTGGCCCATCTTCAGCCCGTTGATCAGGAAGTCCATCAGGTACTGGTGGCCGGGGTAGCGCACGGTCTTGTAGTTGAGGTCGTTGATGCGGCCTTCCAGGGTTTCGCACAGCGTGCCGAGCCCGCCCGAGGTATTGAAGGCTTCGTATTCGAGGCCGTCGAGCGAGAAGCGCTCGAGCCCTTCGAGCGCCAGCACTTCCATGCGGCGCCCCTTGTGGATCACTTCGCAGGGGTTGCAGTACTCGTTGATGACCCCATCGGTGGACCAGGTCAGGTTGTATTTCATGTGGTTGTGCGGGTACTGCGGCAGCGCGCCGACGCGCATCTTGATGCTGTCGAGCCGGTCAAAGCGGCGGCTCATGGCGTGCGCAATGATGCCGATGAAGCCTGGCGCCAGCCCGCATTGCGGCATGAAGATCTGGCCGTCGCGCGCATCGGCTGAATACTGTCGCACCCGACGCGTCGTTTCGACATCCTCGGTCAGATCAAAGTACGAGACGCCCGCGTCCAGCGCCGCTTGCGCGATCGCCGGGTTGACGTCGAACGAGCACGCCGAGAACACCGCGCGCTGACCGACCAGTGCCTGGCGCAACTGCTCGGGTGCAGACAGGTCGATCAATTGCGTCGCCACATGAAGTTGCTTGGCGAGGCGCTCCAGCGTGACGGGATCGCGATCGGCGA encodes:
- the amaB gene encoding L-piperidine-6-carboxylate dehydrogenase, which produces MTDNTLPVLAGVQPPVRGSTYPAAIIDGEARFPEGAPTRALKSPLDGAPLGSQLLADPALAAEAVERAQAAFMAWRTAPAPRRGELVRRIGEAVRQHKRELARIITLEAGKIPAEAEGEVQEWIDICEFAVGLSRQLHGLTIASERPDHRMMEQWLPLGPVGVITAFNFPVAVWAWNAMLAFVCGDSVIWKPSEKTPLCALAVQTLVGQAIASMDEAPAGLSQLVVGLADVGEAIAADTRVPLVSATGSVRMGKRVAATVGARLGRSLLELGGNNAMIVTPSARLDLALRAIVFAAAGTAGQRCTTLRRLIVHESVLPALMPKLIKAYESLPVGDPRVPGTLVGPLIDAAAFEAMQLALDDAKTQGGRIVCGGKRITDNLPAGGFYVQPAIVEVPGNLKVVCHETFAPILYVMPYRELDEAIALNNGVPQGLSSAIFTERMQEAERFMAAAGSDCGIANVNIGTSGAEIGGAFGGEKETGGGRESGSDSWKAYMRRTTNTINYGDALPLAQGIRFDV
- a CDS encoding saccharopine dehydrogenase family protein → MYPILILGAGKIGASIAKLLHMSGDYQVTVADRDPVTLERLAKQLHVATQLIDLSAPEQLRQALVGQRAVFSACSFDVNPAIAQAALDAGVSYFDLTEDVETTRRVRQYSADARDGQIFMPQCGLAPGFIGIIAHAMSRRFDRLDSIKMRVGALPQYPHNHMKYNLTWSTDGVINEYCNPCEVIHKGRRMEVLALEGLERFSLDGLEYEAFNTSGGLGTLCETLEGRINDLNYKTVRYPGHQYLMDFLINGLKMGHSLERRHELREIMESALPITKQDVVLVYCAVSGWKDGHYWQETDARKIYHQNLFGEAWSSIQLTTAAGACAAVDLHREGRLPNKGFVRQEQVDLEHFLANRFGRYYSTESHHAERVTL